Part of the Eshraghiella crossota genome is shown below.
GCATATATAGAATGCCTTTCCATCCATTAATGACGGATAATCATTCTTGCACGCAAAGTACACGAAAAGGAGATGTCCTTCATCTGAACCGAACAACTCATCATAAAGAGCTTCTGCTTTTGCATACATATAATCATAATTTTTAAAATCATAATCTGATTTATATTCTGCAAGATATACTAAAGGCTGTACACCTGTTTTCTTATAGAAGCTTTCAAGACCGTCTCTAAGCTTACTTCCTCTTCCTAACCAGCCAAGTTCGTCAACAAACCATGTGTTGGAATATGTAGTGTTGGAAGTGTCCATCTTCTCACGTTTCTCGTTACTCTTGGTAATATTACCGCCTAACGAACCACCTAACGCTGTAAATAAGCCTCCGATAAAAATCATCGCAAATATAAGGAAACCAAACATACATCCGCATGGTGATGAACCACGCGAACCATAGTACACCCTTCTTGTCGGCCGTCCGTAATACGAGCTTCTTGAACCTCCGTAATATGATGAACGGTGGCTTGGACCGCTTGAAAATCCTCCACCGAAACTACTTGAACGTCCGCCGCCGAAACTGCTTGAACGTCCACCGCCGCCAAAACTTCCTCCTGAACGGCCTCCTCCAAAACTTCCTCCTGAGTGGCCTCCGCCACCGCCTCCTCTTGCCATATTAATTCTCCTCCTTTAATCATCATTAGTTGCCAATAAATATTTGTCAGCAAAAATATAATATGGTAATGGTTTATCATGAAGATAACCCTGTACTGCGTTACATCCGCAACTGTACACGATGCTTTCTTCCTCTCTGTTTTCAATACCTTCGCAGATAATTTCAAAATCAACCTCTGTAAAGGTATGTATGAGATTCTTCATTATTGTCCGACCGGTCTCTCCGTGGAGACTGTTAAGTACAAAACCTCTGTCGAACTTGATTATGTCAACGGGTATCTTTCCTAACATGTACAGTGAATTATAGCCAGAGCCAAAATCATCCATACTTATTTTATACCCTTTTTCTTTTAGAAAATCAATTTGTTTTGTGATTTCTGTAATATTTTCGCAAAAGACCGTCTCCGTCAATTCAAATTCAAAATACCCGGATGGAACACCTGATTCAACTATTGCCTGATGAATACTGTCAACGAATCCCTGTTCTAACAGGTCAACCCTGGAAAGATTAAGGGATATTGTTGTAAGCGGCCTTCCTTCGTCCATCCATTTTTTCTGAATTGCAATCAGCTTTCTGATTACGCACCCATCAAGCTTTGAAATTAAATGGGTTCTTTCAAGTATATCTATATACATTCCCGGAGGTATTATATTTCCGTCATTATCCATTATCCTTGAAAGTGCTTCGCCGCCGATAAGGCGTTCATCATCTATTGAAAATTTTGGTTGTATGTACACTTCTATTCTGTTATTCTCCAAAGCTGAATAAAACATAGGAATTATTTTGGCTTCATCAACAGCTTTCTTTTCCATATCTGCCCTGAAAATTGCAATATAGGTAAGATAATTTGCCTTAATACTACGTCTTGCATATTGTGACTTGTCAATTATTATCCCGATGTCTTCATCTCTGTCTTCTACATAATATGCACCGAGGTAAAGTCTTATTCGTGCCAAAGGGAATTCCATATTCGTCTTCTCACTGAAACGGGATAACATATCGCTATATTTTGCCTTGAATACTTTCTCCGGCAATCCTTCTGCTTCAATCAACATAATAATATGGTCAACATATATTCTGTATGCCAGTACACAGTCAGCGTTATTATGGCAGAAACATTCCACCATTCTACTGATAAGCCGGTCACCTTCTCTATAACCATACATCCGATTAAAATATTTAAAATTACTTATATCAAGTGAAATCATTACAGGTCTCTTCAGTTGGTTTCTAATTAGTTCCTGAGCCTGCCTTACAAAATATCTGTCATATGGCAGCCTTGTGAGTTCATCAAAAAAAATTCCGTCATAGCAAATCAAGTATTATCCCTCCAGGCATTGTATAGGTTGTTTCTTAAGATACTTGTCCTCAAATATATCTCTTTCAAGAGGCTTGTCATACAGAAAACCCTGAACGTTATCACAACCACATTCAAAAATAAGCTTTTCCTGTTCCTTTGTCTCTATTCCTTCACAAATCACATCATAATTAATCTGTCTGAATACATGTATCAGACTTTGCAGTATCTGGTAAACTGCTTCATTATTCATACTATTGCTTATAAAACCTTTGTCAAATTTAATAATATCTACCGGAAGTGTACCCAGTGTATTAAGTGTACTGTATCCAACTCCGAAATCATCCATGCTTACTTTGAAGCCATAGTTTCTAAGCTTGGAAATTTCTCTTATAATTGTGTCTGAATCCGCAAAAAATAAGGACTCTGTCAGTTCCAGTTCTACATATTCCACAGGAATATTGTAACGTCTAAACTCATTATATATATTATCAGCCACATTGCTCTCATAAAAATGCATTCTTGAAAGATTAATTGACACAGGAACCACTTTCCATCCCATATCAATCCACTTTCTGACGGAAGCAAATGCTTCCCTCATAACATAACGGTCAAGTTCCACAACCTTACCGCTGTTCTCAAGAACCGGGATATATGTATCAGGGTACAGCATCTTGCCGTTGCTGTCATAAATTCTGCTAAGTACTTCAGCACCATTAATTTCATGGGTCCGGATATTAATCTTTGGCTGATAGAAGGTCTTAATATTGCCATTCTTAATTGCTGTATCAAATACGGCAAGTATCTTAGCATCTTCCTCTTCCTTATCCATCATGTCGTCTGAAAAGATTACACTGGATACACAATAATTACCCTTAGCCCTGCGTCTTGCAACGTTAGCCTTATCTATGCAATATATTAAATCATCATTATATTTATCAATAAAAAGTATACCATTGTTAAGGTGAAGCATAATCGAAGGATATT
Proteins encoded:
- a CDS encoding EAL domain-containing protein, which translates into the protein MKNIEKLDTVTGLPIYDSFIGIAREELANNFVPGHYVLIATDISNFKYINHIYGYSKANELLRDLIALISNSVDGNVSTCRTHSDHIISLFKYNGDKTAFCSRVDRYSRDFVKDNNRKYPSIMLHLNNGILFIDKYNDDLIYCIDKANVARRRAKGNYCVSSVIFSDDMMDKEEEDAKILAVFDTAIKNGNIKTFYQPKINIRTHEINGAEVLSRIYDSNGKMLYPDTYIPVLENSGKVVELDRYVMREAFASVRKWIDMGWKVVPVSINLSRMHFYESNVADNIYNEFRRYNIPVEYVELELTESLFFADSDTIIREISKLRNYGFKVSMDDFGVGYSTLNTLGTLPVDIIKFDKGFISNSMNNEAVYQILQSLIHVFRQINYDVICEGIETKEQEKLIFECGCDNVQGFLYDKPLERDIFEDKYLKKQPIQCLEG
- a CDS encoding EAL domain-containing protein translates to MICYDGIFFDELTRLPYDRYFVRQAQELIRNQLKRPVMISLDISNFKYFNRMYGYREGDRLISRMVECFCHNNADCVLAYRIYVDHIIMLIEAEGLPEKVFKAKYSDMLSRFSEKTNMEFPLARIRLYLGAYYVEDRDEDIGIIIDKSQYARRSIKANYLTYIAIFRADMEKKAVDEAKIIPMFYSALENNRIEVYIQPKFSIDDERLIGGEALSRIMDNDGNIIPPGMYIDILERTHLISKLDGCVIRKLIAIQKKWMDEGRPLTTISLNLSRVDLLEQGFVDSIHQAIVESGVPSGYFEFELTETVFCENITEITKQIDFLKEKGYKISMDDFGSGYNSLYMLGKIPVDIIKFDRGFVLNSLHGETGRTIMKNLIHTFTEVDFEIICEGIENREEESIVYSCGCNAVQGYLHDKPLPYYIFADKYLLATNDD